The following are encoded together in the Bradyrhizobium algeriense genome:
- a CDS encoding amidase has protein sequence MISLAELQRRIDAGELSPDDAIAQSLAATSAHEKSIGAFVCRDENPRAQSAGPLRGIAVGIKDIMDTADFPTEMGSPIYRGYRSRGDAAVVMMLKQAGATIVGKTTTTAFASVDPTPTLNPHNHGHTPGGSSSGSAAAVAAGMIPLALGTQTGGSVIRPASFCGVAAIKPSYRLLPTVGVKCYSWTLDTVGLFAAGVDDVARGLAAMTGRPELLLPSSIPTPRIGIVTQDFAGAPEVSGGEALQIAARAAERAGATVHGVDLHEIVAEAWQAHSVIQEFEAHQALAWEYRENYDAMAPLLRARLDESKGTAPAAYDEAMGVASRARHALAKVFEEVDVLLTLSAPGAAPQGLDSTGDARYNRLWTLMGVPCVNVPALIADGGLPVGVQVIARYGADAEALAAARFVEVALRRKWR, from the coding sequence ATGATCTCACTCGCCGAACTTCAGCGCCGCATCGATGCCGGCGAACTTTCACCCGACGACGCCATCGCGCAGTCGCTCGCAGCAACCAGTGCGCATGAAAAGTCCATCGGCGCCTTCGTTTGCCGGGACGAAAATCCGCGCGCGCAAAGCGCCGGGCCGCTGCGCGGCATTGCGGTCGGCATCAAGGACATCATGGATACGGCGGATTTCCCGACCGAGATGGGCTCGCCGATCTACCGGGGATATCGGTCGCGCGGCGATGCGGCTGTGGTAATGATGCTGAAGCAGGCGGGCGCAACCATCGTGGGCAAGACCACGACCACGGCATTCGCCTCCGTGGATCCGACACCGACGCTCAACCCGCACAACCACGGCCACACGCCCGGTGGATCGTCATCGGGTTCGGCGGCGGCGGTGGCGGCCGGCATGATCCCGCTCGCGCTGGGAACACAGACCGGCGGCTCGGTGATCCGGCCGGCCTCATTCTGCGGCGTCGCCGCGATCAAGCCGTCGTACCGCCTGCTGCCGACGGTCGGCGTGAAGTGCTATTCGTGGACGCTCGATACGGTCGGCCTGTTCGCTGCCGGCGTCGACGACGTGGCGCGCGGGCTTGCCGCTATGACCGGCCGGCCTGAATTGTTGCTGCCATCAAGCATTCCGACGCCGCGCATCGGCATCGTGACGCAGGATTTCGCCGGTGCGCCGGAGGTGTCGGGCGGGGAGGCGCTGCAGATTGCGGCGCGCGCGGCGGAACGCGCCGGCGCTACTGTGCATGGGGTTGATTTGCACGAAATCGTTGCGGAGGCGTGGCAGGCCCATTCGGTGATCCAGGAATTCGAGGCGCATCAGGCGCTCGCCTGGGAGTACCGCGAAAACTACGACGCGATGGCGCCGCTGTTGCGCGCACGGCTCGACGAAAGCAAGGGGACGGCACCGGCCGCCTATGACGAGGCCATGGGTGTTGCGAGCCGCGCCAGACACGCACTGGCGAAAGTGTTCGAAGAGGTCGATGTGCTGCTGACCTTGTCGGCGCCCGGCGCTGCGCCACAGGGTTTGGATTCGACCGGTGACGCCCGTTACAACCGGCTATGGACGCTGATGGGCGTGCCCTGCGTCAATGTTCCCGCGCTCATCGCGGACGGTGGCTTGCCGGTCGGCGTGCAGGTGATTGCACGATACGGCGCCGATGCCGAAGCGCTGGCGGCGGCGCGGTTTGTGGAGGTGGCTCTGCGGCGGAAGTGGCGCTAA
- the plsY gene encoding glycerol-3-phosphate 1-O-acyltransferase PlsY, whose translation MSDAFLIVAFLLGYLFGSIPFGMVLTKLAGTQDLRSIGSGNIGATNVLRTGRKGLAAATLIGDMLKGTIAVIIAGYYGGANAAMLAALGAFLGHLFPVWLKFNGGKGVATYIGVLIGLFWPAALMFCLIWLATAVTTRYSSLSALVAAFVTPLFLWWFGHPALASLFVVLTLLLFWKHSENIRRLQAGTEGRIGAN comes from the coding sequence ATGTCTGACGCATTCCTCATCGTCGCCTTCCTGCTCGGCTATCTCTTCGGCTCAATCCCGTTCGGCATGGTGCTGACCAAGCTTGCCGGTACGCAGGATCTGCGCTCGATCGGAAGCGGCAATATCGGCGCCACCAACGTGCTGCGCACCGGCCGCAAGGGCCTCGCCGCGGCCACCCTGATCGGCGACATGCTCAAGGGCACGATCGCGGTCATCATCGCCGGCTATTACGGCGGCGCCAATGCGGCGATGCTGGCCGCGCTCGGCGCCTTCCTCGGCCACCTTTTCCCGGTCTGGCTCAAATTCAACGGCGGCAAGGGCGTTGCCACCTATATCGGCGTGCTGATCGGCCTGTTCTGGCCGGCAGCCCTGATGTTCTGCCTGATCTGGCTCGCCACCGCCGTCACCACTCGGTACTCCTCGCTCTCGGCGCTGGTCGCAGCCTTCGTCACGCCGCTGTTCCTGTGGTGGTTCGGCCACCCGGCGCTGGCGTCACTGTTCGTCGTGCTGACGCTGCTCCTGTTCTGGAAGCACAGCGAGAACATCAGGCGGTTGCAGGCCGGGACTGAGGGACGGATCGGGGCGAATTAG